AGGAACATCTAACGGTAAGTATATACCGTAGGTCACTCCTGACCCACATACACGAAACTTGTTCGAACGTAAAGTACCTAGGTCAGCGTTCGAGTTGTCTGAACAAGCGGTTCGCGTTACTCTTCGGCCCCCGGTTGCGAAAGGTCCATTCTATTAGAACTGCGTCTAGATGACTACGCGACGAAGGTCGAAGCTAATTCAGCGAACCTTTTCCAGACGTGGACGTGAACATATTTTTCGATCAGCTTGGCCAGGAGCTGATTTATACTGCTTGCGTGGGTCTACTTGAAAGAGCGTTCCGTTGCCTCGGGAACGATCTGACGGCTTTCCTGACCACCCTCGATGGCGTGAACGATGTCGTGCAACACCAGTCCGGATCCGAGACGGAGGCAGAGTTCGTATGCATTGCCACGCCGGAAGCGATCGAGCTTCATTTTACGACTGACCACCCGTCTGTCGCGTATCTACTAGTCGGTAGCCTAAAGGGCATCGCCAGACAATTTTATAACGATGATGCCAATGTACATATTCTACCCGATCCATACAACACCAAATTTTTTAGGTAAGTAGTTTTCGATAATGCActtacattctttttatttcgtttcttgcTTTTATTCCCTCTATAATGAAAAATCTCGTACGTGCTTGTTTACAgaacgaattttttttatagttcATTTTGCGCTTAGTTACAATCTCCAGCGAATGAAATAACTGTAACAACGGCATAtttgaatatcaaaatttttataaagttgGTACGCAGAGGCGAAAACATAGTCACACACGCGCAGAAAGAGGGTTGGCAGAATTTAATCCAGAAAGCGGCTCCTCAACTGCTTTTTATCCTGCTTCCATGTACCGTTATAGATTTAAGCTGagaatatgtatttgaaatcTGGTACGTCCAACGGCCAACTTGCGATTTATTGATCGTCGGAACACTCGAAACGAATAGTACGCACCGATGTACGATAGTTCTGTGTTACATTCAAAAGAACAATATTTAGTATTTGCTCGTTCGATCAGTAGCCGCTGTGCGTGTAGACATCGTATCGCTCGATTTACACCTATACTGAAAGAGTCCTAGAAATTGCGCCACTATGAAGTGGTCAAATATTGATCGCCGATGTTTGCAGACATTTAAACCGGGAACATACGGACAGCCTGCCGATTTCAAGAACTTCATTACACATTCGTCATGGCAAACGaattcgttaaataataaatctgttTCCAATTACCTGTGAGAAAGGAACACCGTCCAAATAGTTCGAGCCCAGTTCCGTAATTACTTCGAATTAGCTCCGTTTTGATTAAGGCACCTTCGAAGGAAAATCGATTCGAACAATGTGTGATGGAATGAATTCAAAAAGTAATTAACAAtctaataaatagataagaaATTGGAGTTGCTTTTGTGTATCTctatgaaatttgatattaaaagttatgaaatttggaaatttgaatatctGGAAATTGGAATactttttgaaaattgaagtATTTGAAAGTCTGAAATTCAGAATTTCATCTAACCTATAACATGGTTCAACTTTGTACACTAACCCGAGGCACTGTATCGTACAAGTGTAATGACGTTCACTGAACTGCTTCGCAGGTATCATATCACTCCAGAGCGCTATAGCGAGCATTTGGTGGTCGATCCGGAGATAGACGATAATCTCGACACGGTCACGTCCCCGTTCCGTCCATTGTCGACCGAAGCCACGGACCTACGTATGGGGGTAGCAAGCTTCTGCAAAGCCTTCCCATGGCACTTTGTGGTTGATCGACAATTAGAGCTGGTGCAGCTTGGAGTCGGATTTATGAGGATTTTCGGGCATCATCTTAACCGATTagggagaaaaatatcgacgtACTTCGCTTTTACACGACCACGCGGAGTTACTTTGATCTTTCATGAGATACTGAAGCGCGCGAATACGCCTTTCGTGCTCACCCTACAAAGACCGCAGGGCGTCGATAAATATCCCGCGGAGGTATCTGAACATACAATGTTATTCTTATgcaaatcgataaaattattacacgtACAACGATCAGACCTTTGCCGAATTGCATATAGATGCACGAAATCAAAGATTTAACTTTTACCGTGACAGGCATCGAGATTAATCTCTGATTAAATTTTGTCACGGTTGCTGAAAATTTGAAGGAATAATACGAGATGAAACTAAATTAGCCTTTATGAAGATCGACGcaaatttaattcgatcgaagattgtattacgttatacgtatttttaagATCTTTATGTAAAATGCTGAAGCATCGAATATATTATCCGTATCGAATCgagttacaaaaattttactacTAATAGGATTTCAATCATTCCAGGGTCTGGAGATGAAAGGTCAGATGGTCCATTGTCCTGAATCGGATTCCATTCTATTTGTGAGTTCGCCATTCTTGAACGGTCTAGAAGGATTAACTGGCCGAGGACTTTTTATATCTGATATTCCATTACACGACGCCACGAGAGACGTTATCTTAGTTGGGGAACAGGCCAGGGCAcaggtataataaaattcacattttatCCTCTCTCCGGTAtcgttacatttatatttatggaaTTCATATGAGCGacaatattatacattccATTAAGCGATGCGTTATGTTATGAGCGATGTAAAAGAGAATTTCAACGTGCAATTTTATTCGTCGAGGAAAATTTCATCAATGAATAGATCTTCTGAAGTATTCACTAAGATTTTCAATTGGGTAGAATGATGTTCAGATCGTAATTCATCTTTAAAGGACGTGTTTGTTTGAAAAGATTTTGATTCCTCAGGATAGAGGGCAACAGCGTACAGAGCGTTACGTTCTAGATGGCGACACTATCCAGAACGGTGGATGGAATCAAACATGTGCTGATAAAGTTGTTCTCTTTATAAAtccattatttaaattctcttttttttttaaattatataatcatacggaagaataattttaattaaacattaattttctgaCGCAGGATGGTTTGAGAAGACGGATGGACAAATTGAAAAGCTCTATAGAAGAAGCAAACCTAGCTGTGTCTgcggaaagagaaaagaatgtCAGCTTGCTTCATCTTATATTTCCTCCAGATATAGCGAAGCGTTTATGGTTgggtaaatatttcaattacggTTAAACCAATAGAAAAGTCTTAGTATTTTaactttcgtttcttatttgatcctgaattgtaattttatctgaatccaattgcatatttttctttcaggaGAGACAATCGAGGCAAAAACTTATCCTGAGGTGACGATGCTTTTCAGCGACATTGTTGgttttacagaaatttgttCTACCGCGACACCAATGATGGTTATCAATATGCTTCAAAACCTTTATGAACAGTTTGACTCATTTTGTGGCCagttagatatttataaagtgCGAATTTTACATACATGAGTGCATTATCTTCTAAAACTTATTatgaagatattaattaagttaaaatcaaaatttcaggTGGAAACAATTGGAGATGCCTACTGCGTTGCATGTGGCCTTCATCGTAACACTCACATTCATGCACAACAAATAGCTTGGATGGCTCTAAAAATGATACAAGCATGTTCTCACCATTTAACTCACAAGGGTAAACCAATAAGGGTGAGGAAATACTTACGTCtccttaatttattttactattcgGTTTGCATTCCATTTAAGATAGGTACATTTTAGTtgggaaatttttttaatatcttttaatttttttaaaatcttatATCAATTAAAAGTGTCTCcgacaatattaaaattctaatcaGATACTATATACGCATGTAGAAATGACTAATATTCCACGTTATACACATATTTCAAGGATATGgtatttaattgtttactaTTCTTATTTATGAGGCCATTAAAACTTTTCCCATTTAAAGTATTCCTTGCTTGCGATGACAGAAAGGATGATAAGTAAGGTGACTGCGCTACTGCATTAACTTCCAAAGTAGGTTACGCCAGATTTAATGCGATACAAACCATAATTCACTacagttaataatttattaccttGTAATTTACGTcggtataattaaatattgtattcttacaattttaaaattcatttatcatgtttatgatatttcgatattttcatataatggTAATAACacgaaataaatgttacatatattattgcttcctaaaattttttaattcgaagaCTATAAACTGCAAATGTCTTCTTCTAATTGATAGAATTCCAATttttacttcaatttttaataagggAAATATTcatgatgaaaataatattttagatgcGTATTGGCATTCACACTGGAATGGTACTAGCAGGAGTTGTTGGAAAAAAGATGCCAAGGTACTGTCTTTTCGGACACAATGTTACCTTAGCTAATAAGTTTGAATCTTTAAGTGAACCTCTTCGTATCCACATTAGTCCAACGACGTATGTGTAAGTAATTTCTACTTATAACATTAACGATATCAAATCGATAATATACCAGTGTACtacgtatttatattcttacaGTAAGTCTCATGTCATTTACATTGTGATTTGTTTATGGCAGCTTACTGAAATATCCTATATCAGGATTTGATCTGGAACCACGACAAAAGGAATTCTTACCAAAGGAATTTCCAGCTAACATAGAAGGGACGTCTTACTTCCTGAATGGCTACAAACACAAGGACGTTGACGTTACTTTCCCGTTGGATTTACATATTCAGAGCGCGATCAGGGAATACGGGCTCGGGAGCAGCGTGTAgatacttaaataataaaaaccaTTCCAACGAATATACGTCGTTCATGAATGTCGCTATACCAACGCTACTCTGTCCATACTAACAACACTTTCTCGGTAAACGTCTGTTTCTAATGAGTTCACAAACTGGCACCGTGTAACAACGCTGATTCTAACCAGCCTAAACGGCCAATTCCCGGGccgataatatttatacgcaGAGTATTAggttacaattattatatacttatgATCATATGAGCAAATAAATCTGTATCATAAATCatctgatttatttaatttgtcgaCATTCCACCGATATCTACTCTGTCACGAATGCCACATTCCTTCATTAGCGGCAAGATATTAACGCTGCGTAACTTTATCATCCGACATTGATCGATCTACAAATTTATGAGAGATAAAAAGACAgttatcatttaattaactttatcATATTACgatctaaataataaatagccTACAGTCGAGTTTTACCAACACAAATTCTATTTCCCAAGCGTATACAACTGCGAGGATATCAATATCTTGAATGCTTACCGCGAGTCGATATAGCGCCATTCTTTCATTCCGTTCCTTACCTACCACTATCCCTTTGAAGCCGGCCGGttggttttatttttgataagaCTTGTTCCAGATTCGAATCTTTTACAACGTGATTCTTTGTTCGTGGAGATAATAGAACAATTTGTATTCTTTACCGAAGCAGCCGGTTATCGTTACAAGTTGCTCCGTGGCGCGTTGTCCGACCAGTTCTTTCATTCCTTCCTTCCCTTCGACCTGATACTCTATCGGTGCACTTTCCCCCGCGACATTACTTATTTACCATGGTACGTTACGTTCCCGTGATCGCATTCGTTCCGGTTTCCTCCTCGCCACCACGATTTCCCTTGATTTCTACCATTTAGCCGCGACGTTAATGTCTCGAATGTCGTTTCATTTGCACGAAACCCATTGTCCGAGGAAAAGAAATGTGATCGTAAAGGAAGACGAGTGGAGTACTTATGTTTAGTCGTGCTGAGATTTAAATCCTACCAACGTCTCTGACTTCCAgatcaatttctaaattagtATAGCTCTCTGttagtaaatattaaatattcttttaattctacacagattttttattgatcgttaaatttctttatggCTACTATCATCGCAGGCttcaattacattttacgatatattctCTTGGATAAGTGTCATTTTACGAATAGAAATAtgttgtacatatttatagtTCACCAAACATCTTGATGTTCGCTATGTTCGCTcatagatattaatttaacttaaatGCTACATATTAT
This DNA window, taken from Bombus pyrosoma isolate SC7728 linkage group LG6, ASM1482585v1, whole genome shotgun sequence, encodes the following:
- the LOC122568584 gene encoding head-specific guanylate cyclase isoform X1, coding for MACPFSWDLLKAGRDKQTVRRDNDRSSIARLGQNGGSKSRQSSFEVTSLLMREETDDAEDTQTLNLKHLRAAVLVLTNPSNEVVAVALRVLLSKEEESYPTTRYLEKVFRNVDAEENYNLLEDIYETLSYHCDVDVNIFFDQLGQELIYTACVGLLERAFRCLGNDLTAFLTTLDGVNDVVQHQSGSETEAEFVCIATPEAIELHFTTDHPSVAYLLVGSLKGIARQFYNDDANVHILPDPYNTKFFRYHITPERYSEHLVVDPEIDDNLDTVTSPFRPLSTEATDLRMGVASFCKAFPWHFVVDRQLELVQLGVGFMRIFGHHLNRLGRKISTYFAFTRPRGVTLIFHEILKRANTPFVLTLQRPQGVDKYPAEGLEMKGQMVHCPESDSILFVSSPFLNGLEGLTGRGLFISDIPLHDATRDVILVGEQARAQDGLRRRMDKLKSSIEEANLAVSAEREKNVSLLHLIFPPDIAKRLWLGETIEAKTYPEVTMLFSDIVGFTEICSTATPMMVINMLQNLYEQFDSFCGQLDIYKVETIGDAYCVACGLHRNTHIHAQQIAWMALKMIQACSHHLTHKGKPIRMRIGIHTGMVLAGVVGKKMPRYCLFGHNVTLANKFESLSEPLRIHISPTTYVLLKYPISGFDLEPRQKEFLPKEFPANIEGTSYFLNGYKHKDVDVTFPLDLHIQSAIREYGLGSSV
- the LOC122568584 gene encoding head-specific guanylate cyclase isoform X2, yielding MFQTIGHVDVNIFFDQLGQELIYTACVGLLERAFRCLGNDLTAFLTTLDGVNDVVQHQSGSETEAEFVCIATPEAIELHFTTDHPSVAYLLVGSLKGIARQFYNDDANVHILPDPYNTKFFRYHITPERYSEHLVVDPEIDDNLDTVTSPFRPLSTEATDLRMGVASFCKAFPWHFVVDRQLELVQLGVGFMRIFGHHLNRLGRKISTYFAFTRPRGVTLIFHEILKRANTPFVLTLQRPQGVDKYPAEGLEMKGQMVHCPESDSILFVSSPFLNGLEGLTGRGLFISDIPLHDATRDVILVGEQARAQDGLRRRMDKLKSSIEEANLAVSAEREKNVSLLHLIFPPDIAKRLWLGETIEAKTYPEVTMLFSDIVGFTEICSTATPMMVINMLQNLYEQFDSFCGQLDIYKVETIGDAYCVACGLHRNTHIHAQQIAWMALKMIQACSHHLTHKGKPIRMRIGIHTGMVLAGVVGKKMPRYCLFGHNVTLANKFESLSEPLRIHISPTTYVLLKYPISGFDLEPRQKEFLPKEFPANIEGTSYFLNGYKHKDVDVTFPLDLHIQSAIREYGLGSSV